In a genomic window of Flavobacterium sp. KACC 22761:
- a CDS encoding DUF2141 domain-containing protein, protein MTKIITITILFICSLMSAQNVKLTVAVSGLKNDTGVVKVGLYNSDGTFLKTTYKSLASEIKNNQAVVTFENLPAGEYAISTYHDENINGKLDRNAMGIPSEEYAASNNAKGFMGPPSYADAKFNVSKDSKIEIKF, encoded by the coding sequence ATGACCAAAATTATTACAATAACCATTTTATTTATCTGCAGCTTAATGTCTGCACAAAATGTAAAATTAACTGTTGCTGTTTCAGGCTTAAAAAATGATACAGGAGTTGTTAAAGTAGGATTATATAATTCAGACGGAACATTTCTTAAAACAACTTATAAAAGTTTGGCTTCAGAAATTAAAAACAATCAGGCGGTTGTAACTTTTGAAAATCTTCCTGCGGGAGAATATGCGATCTCAACTTACCATGATGAAAACATTAACGGAAAGCTTGACAGGAACGCAATGGGAATTCCATCAGAAGAATATGCGGCTTCAAACAATGCAAAAGGATTTATGGGGCCTCCATCGTATGCAGACGCCAAATTTAATGTCAGTAAAGATTCAAAAATCGAAATTAAATTCTAA
- a CDS encoding TonB-dependent receptor, with protein MKTKLFFTISFLLFTALTFAQNTISGKVVDQKGKPVAGANIYIDGTYDGATSSETGDFSFQTSETGNKFIVVSFLLFETFKQEIDVANYKDQVIKLRENVNTLDAVVITAGTLESGDKARVSVLKPLDIVTTAGSAGNIVAALQTLPGTQNVGEDGRLFVRGGEASETQTFVDGIRVAQPYGATTNNLPTRSRFSPFLFSGIAFSTGGYSAEYGEALSSVLLLNTQDEADHEKTDISFMTVGLGLGNTQKFKKSSLSVNMMYVNLAPYQAVIPQNVDWNNPYQSLGGETVYRYNFTNGIFKLYASFDSEKFDLNQKNVNFENPIRTDMNNNNFYLNSSYKGTFGTGWQLTSGISYGYSKNKITYNITDVDNNENAAQLKLKLQKKVSNYFKLSFGTDYFITKFNENVDDNISINVANGYDSNIFAAYAEGDILFSKKLAMKVGLRYSNNSLLNENNFAPRASLAYKVSKSSQFSFAYGDFSQTPVVDYIKYSKYHQFESEKARHYILNYQFTKPGQTFRAEAYYKEYDNLVQYNTRDIQYNSVFNNNGSGYAKGIDLFWRDSNLYKNLEYWISYSYIDSERQYKNFPTMATPSFIANHSLSVVTKYFITDWKSQVGFTNSFSSGRPYNDPNQTQFMNGKTKSYNSLSFNWAYLLTTQKILYFSVSNVLGTQNVFGYDYARTPDATGVYQRQAVVPTADRFFFVGFFWTISQNKNENQLKNL; from the coding sequence ATGAAAACCAAATTATTTTTTACAATAAGCTTTTTACTTTTTACAGCTTTAACTTTTGCTCAAAATACGATTTCAGGAAAAGTTGTGGACCAAAAAGGGAAACCAGTTGCGGGAGCAAACATTTATATTGATGGAACTTATGACGGAGCAACAAGCTCAGAAACGGGCGATTTTTCGTTTCAAACCAGTGAAACAGGAAATAAATTTATTGTGGTTAGTTTTTTACTTTTTGAAACTTTCAAACAAGAAATTGACGTTGCAAATTATAAAGATCAAGTGATCAAATTAAGAGAAAATGTTAATACGCTTGATGCGGTTGTTATTACAGCAGGAACATTAGAATCTGGAGACAAAGCAAGAGTTTCAGTTTTAAAACCTTTAGATATTGTAACCACTGCAGGTTCTGCAGGAAATATTGTTGCCGCTTTGCAGACTTTGCCAGGAACGCAGAATGTAGGCGAGGATGGACGTTTGTTTGTACGTGGAGGTGAGGCCAGCGAAACGCAGACTTTTGTTGACGGAATCCGAGTTGCACAACCTTACGGAGCAACCACAAATAATTTGCCTACAAGAAGCCGATTTTCTCCTTTTTTGTTTAGCGGCATCGCATTTTCTACCGGAGGCTATTCAGCAGAATATGGAGAAGCTTTATCAAGTGTTTTGCTTTTGAATACGCAGGATGAAGCTGATCATGAAAAAACTGATATTTCATTTATGACTGTTGGTTTAGGACTTGGAAATACGCAAAAATTCAAGAAAAGTTCATTGAGCGTAAATATGATGTATGTAAATCTAGCGCCTTATCAAGCTGTAATTCCTCAAAATGTCGATTGGAACAATCCATATCAATCACTTGGTGGAGAAACGGTTTACAGATACAATTTTACAAACGGAATCTTCAAATTATATGCTTCTTTCGACTCAGAAAAATTTGATTTGAATCAGAAGAATGTCAATTTCGAAAATCCGATCAGAACGGATATGAACAATAATAATTTCTATTTGAATTCTTCTTATAAAGGAACTTTTGGAACTGGCTGGCAATTGACTTCTGGAATTAGCTATGGCTACAGCAAAAATAAAATCACATACAATATCACTGATGTTGACAACAACGAAAATGCTGCTCAACTGAAATTAAAATTGCAGAAAAAAGTTTCAAACTATTTCAAATTGTCTTTTGGTACTGATTATTTCATTACAAAATTCAATGAAAATGTCGATGACAATATTTCTATTAATGTTGCAAATGGTTACGATTCAAACATTTTTGCAGCTTACGCCGAGGGAGATATTTTATTCTCTAAAAAACTGGCAATGAAAGTTGGTTTGAGATATTCAAACAATAGTTTGCTGAATGAAAACAATTTTGCGCCAAGAGCTTCATTGGCTTATAAAGTCTCAAAAAGCAGTCAGTTTTCTTTTGCTTACGGAGATTTTTCGCAAACGCCTGTTGTCGATTATATCAAATATTCAAAATACCATCAGTTTGAGAGCGAAAAGGCGAGACATTATATTTTGAATTATCAATTTACAAAACCAGGACAAACTTTTAGAGCTGAGGCTTATTATAAAGAATATGACAATTTAGTTCAGTATAATACGAGAGATATTCAATACAATTCGGTATTCAATAATAACGGTTCAGGATATGCAAAAGGGATCGATTTGTTTTGGAGAGACAGCAATTTATATAAAAACTTAGAATATTGGATTTCTTATTCTTACATAGATTCAGAAAGGCAATACAAAAACTTTCCAACCATGGCAACGCCAAGTTTTATTGCAAATCACAGTTTATCTGTAGTAACAAAATATTTTATTACCGATTGGAAATCACAAGTTGGTTTTACAAACAGTTTCAGCTCTGGGCGTCCGTACAATGATCCAAACCAAACACAATTCATGAACGGAAAAACAAAATCATATAATAGTTTGAGTTTCAACTGGGCCTATTTATTGACCACACAAAAAATCCTTTATTTCTCTGTGTCAAATGTTTTAGGAACACAAAATGTTTTTGGATACGATTACGCCAGAACTCCAGACGCAACCGGAGTTTATCAAAGACAAGCTGTTGTACCAACTGCTGATAGATTTTTCTTCGTTGGTTTCTTCTGGACTATTAGCCAGAATAAAAATGAGAATCAGTTGAAAAATTTATAA
- a CDS encoding DinB family protein has translation MSESKRISNLYQSIYDGNPWLEVTLAGTLQNVTAKQAYKKINPNLNTIWEIVNHLIQWRRNILQRMQGETIITPDHNYFVPVLDPSEAAWEQSLQTLAKSQEAWNAFFENFDDDHLAKIYVNTGHSYYEHLHGIIQHDVYHLGQIVILKKLL, from the coding sequence ATGTCAGAAAGCAAACGAATTTCAAATCTATATCAATCCATTTATGATGGAAATCCTTGGCTGGAAGTTACTCTAGCGGGCACTTTACAAAATGTAACAGCAAAACAAGCTTACAAAAAGATCAATCCAAATTTGAATACAATTTGGGAAATTGTGAACCATTTGATTCAATGGAGAAGAAATATTTTACAGCGTATGCAGGGCGAAACCATTATTACTCCAGATCATAATTATTTTGTCCCTGTTTTAGATCCTTCCGAAGCTGCTTGGGAACAGTCGCTTCAAACTTTGGCAAAATCACAAGAAGCTTGGAATGCCTTTTTTGAAAATTTTGATGATGATCATTTGGCTAAAATATACGTCAATACTGGCCACTCGTACTATGAACATCTTCACGGAATCATTCAGCACGATGTGTATCATTTAGGGCAAATTGTTATTTTGAAGAAATTACTTTAA
- a CDS encoding YciI family protein, translating to MKNSILILVLLCCSIGFSQENQVKYDEALAKSLHADEYGMKKYVFCLLKSGSNTTASKEETQKLFEGHMANINKLAKEGKLAVAGPFMKNDRNYRGIYIFNVETIEEAKALVATDPAIKANLLEAELTPWYCTAALQEIPKMHEKIAKTKM from the coding sequence ATGAAAAATTCAATTTTAATTCTAGTTTTATTATGCTGCTCAATTGGTTTTTCACAAGAAAACCAAGTGAAATACGACGAAGCTTTAGCTAAATCTCTTCATGCTGATGAATACGGAATGAAGAAATATGTTTTTTGTCTTTTAAAATCGGGAAGTAATACAACCGCTTCGAAAGAAGAAACCCAAAAGCTTTTTGAAGGTCATATGGCCAATATCAACAAATTGGCAAAAGAAGGAAAACTGGCTGTAGCCGGGCCTTTCATGAAAAACGATCGAAATTATCGTGGTATTTATATTTTTAATGTTGAAACTATAGAAGAAGCCAAAGCGCTTGTTGCGACTGATCCCGCAATAAAAGCAAATTTACTAGAAGCCGAATTAACGCCTTGGTATTGCACTGCAGCTTTGCAGGAAATTCCAAAAATGCATGAAAAAATTGCCAAGACGAAAATGTAA
- a CDS encoding sugar O-acetyltransferase, producing the protein MKTEKEKMISGEYYNAFDPELVKGRRAAKNLLHTLNVKEYRVTKKAKEILKELIPNAGAGLYIEPPFHCDYGYNIFAGENVYFNVNCVVLDCAPVNIGSNVFIAPNVQIYTASHPLDAELRKTLENAYPVTIGDDCWIGGNSVICPGVTIGKGCVIGAGSVVTKDIPDNSLAVGNPAKVIRKLNQEPESKK; encoded by the coding sequence ATGAAAACCGAAAAAGAAAAAATGATCTCTGGCGAATATTATAACGCCTTTGATCCAGAATTGGTAAAAGGCCGTCGTGCTGCAAAGAATCTTTTACATACCTTAAACGTAAAAGAATACCGAGTTACCAAAAAGGCAAAAGAAATTTTAAAAGAATTGATTCCAAATGCTGGAGCTGGTTTATATATTGAACCTCCTTTTCATTGTGATTATGGATACAATATTTTTGCTGGCGAAAATGTTTATTTCAATGTGAATTGTGTTGTTTTGGACTGCGCGCCTGTAAATATCGGATCAAATGTATTTATTGCACCAAATGTTCAGATTTACACTGCTTCTCATCCGCTTGACGCTGAATTAAGAAAAACATTAGAAAATGCTTATCCTGTTACAATTGGAGACGATTGCTGGATTGGCGGAAATTCTGTTATCTGCCCTGGCGTAACAATAGGAAAAGGATGTGTTATTGGCGCTGGATCTGTGGTTACAAAAGATATTCCAGACAATTCGCTTGCTGTTGGAAATCCGGCAAAAGTTATTCGAAAATTAAATCAAGAACCTGAATCCAAAAAATAA
- a CDS encoding VOC family protein yields the protein MLTLNKVHHIAILCSDYEKSKHFYTQILGLTIIREIYREERQSYKLDLALNGSYVVELFSFPNPPQRPSRPEAVGLRHLAFEVINLEETIAFLNSKNIESEPIRIDETTEKRFTFIADPDLLPIEFYER from the coding sequence ATGCTTACCCTTAATAAAGTCCATCATATTGCCATTTTATGTTCCGATTACGAAAAATCGAAACACTTTTATACTCAGATTTTAGGTTTAACCATAATTAGAGAAATCTATCGAGAAGAACGCCAATCGTATAAACTAGATTTGGCATTAAATGGCTCTTATGTTGTCGAATTATTTTCATTTCCAAATCCGCCACAAAGACCTTCAAGGCCTGAGGCGGTTGGTTTAAGACATTTGGCTTTTGAAGTCATTAATCTGGAAGAAACGATTGCTTTTTTAAATTCAAAAAATATAGAATCAGAACCTATCAGAATTGATGAAACCACAGAAAAACGTTTCACTTTTATTGCTGATCCGGATTTGTTGCCAATTGAGTTTTACGAGAGATAA
- a CDS encoding chloride channel protein, with protein MRIFKFIVMNKTAQIKKNHQLIKLRKLVIVSILIGFLSAFLGISLKKITEYYEEIFFHEVSVHPIFYVIFPVFGLSVIYFLRQYLFKKKENKGIKEVFESTASKSKNLPSYKIPSHFINGLLTVIFGGSTGIEVSTVVATATIGSVAHEKENVFRQYKTELICAGVAAGVTALFSSPIAGILFAFEVISRKVTRAFVISNVIAVSIAFCLLTILKEEPLFAVSIETWNLKAIPYFILLGILAGINSVYLTRCVLFFKSQFGKIDTHYYKILIGSVVLSVSLFIFPQLYGEGYHAIKGIFGTQTQLTVTLGLTFIAILILKPIVTSITLASGGDGGVFAPSLFIGAFLGLLLASVLNSFFHVNVLPINFMIIGMAAVLSASIHAPFTAIFLVCGLTNDYTLFLPILVVCLISKYTAKMIYPYTIYSYTPSLTK; from the coding sequence ATGCGAATCTTCAAATTTATAGTGATGAACAAAACGGCGCAAATCAAAAAAAATCATCAATTAATCAAACTTCGAAAATTAGTTATTGTTTCTATTTTAATTGGCTTTCTCTCCGCTTTTCTCGGAATTTCTCTAAAAAAAATAACGGAGTATTACGAAGAAATCTTCTTTCACGAAGTATCGGTTCACCCAATATTTTACGTCATTTTTCCCGTTTTCGGTTTGTCAGTAATTTATTTCTTAAGACAATACCTTTTCAAGAAAAAAGAAAACAAAGGAATCAAAGAAGTCTTTGAAAGTACGGCTTCAAAATCTAAAAATCTCCCATCTTATAAAATTCCATCACACTTCATAAACGGATTATTAACGGTTATTTTTGGAGGCTCAACAGGAATCGAAGTTTCTACAGTTGTAGCAACCGCAACCATTGGATCAGTCGCTCATGAAAAAGAGAATGTTTTTCGTCAATACAAAACCGAACTGATCTGCGCGGGAGTTGCCGCTGGTGTCACAGCACTTTTTAGCAGTCCAATTGCGGGAATTTTATTTGCTTTTGAGGTAATTTCCAGAAAAGTTACACGCGCTTTTGTTATTTCAAATGTCATTGCGGTTTCAATTGCTTTTTGTTTGTTAACCATTTTAAAAGAAGAACCATTATTTGCAGTTTCAATCGAAACATGGAATTTAAAAGCGATTCCATACTTCATTCTTTTAGGAATTTTAGCTGGAATTAATTCTGTTTATTTAACACGTTGTGTATTATTCTTCAAATCTCAATTTGGAAAAATTGATACACATTACTATAAAATTTTAATTGGTTCAGTTGTCTTGAGTGTCTCGTTATTCATTTTTCCACAATTATATGGTGAAGGTTATCATGCGATTAAAGGAATTTTTGGAACTCAAACGCAATTGACCGTAACTTTAGGATTGACTTTTATCGCAATCTTGATTCTGAAACCAATTGTAACCTCAATAACATTGGCTTCTGGTGGTGACGGGGGTGTTTTTGCACCAAGTTTATTTATTGGAGCCTTTTTAGGATTATTATTAGCTTCGGTTTTAAACAGCTTTTTCCATGTAAATGTACTTCCAATTAACTTTATGATTATCGGAATGGCCGCGGTTTTGAGTGCTAGCATTCATGCACCTTTCACCGCAATATTTTTAGTTTGCGGATTAACAAATGACTATACTTTGTTTTTGCCAATTCTTGTAGTTTGCTTGATTTCAAAATATACTGCAAAAATGATTTATCCTTATACCATATATAGTTACACTCCAAGCTTGACGAAATAA
- a CDS encoding HPP family protein has translation MPVQKIKRSYRKTRYILYKETLVDYKEHFWSFLGSFVGIGILAYLESSHFYGSDVVFLIGSFGASSVLVYGIIQSPFSQPRNLIGGHLISAFIGVTVGKLVPDIVWLTAPLAVSLSIIFMQITKTLHPPGGATALIAVTGSAQIKGLGYMYVISPVLTGVLILFVTALIFNNMTSSRSYPSHSTYHKHYHKIRKRLTGK, from the coding sequence ATGCCTGTTCAAAAAATAAAAAGAAGCTACAGAAAGACACGCTACATTCTATACAAAGAAACTTTAGTAGATTATAAAGAACATTTTTGGTCATTTCTAGGATCTTTTGTCGGCATTGGAATTCTGGCATATCTTGAGTCTTCCCACTTTTACGGATCGGATGTTGTTTTCTTAATTGGCTCTTTTGGAGCATCAAGTGTTTTAGTTTATGGCATCATCCAAAGTCCGTTTTCGCAACCGCGAAATTTAATTGGAGGTCATTTGATTTCAGCTTTTATTGGCGTTACAGTTGGCAAACTGGTTCCTGATATTGTCTGGTTAACGGCTCCGCTTGCTGTTTCGCTTTCTATTATTTTTATGCAGATTACTAAAACACTGCATCCGCCAGGAGGCGCAACGGCTTTAATTGCTGTCACAGGTTCTGCACAAATTAAAGGCTTGGGATATATGTATGTGATTTCTCCTGTTTTAACCGGAGTCCTGATTTTGTTTGTAACGGCTCTCATTTTTAATAATATGACTTCAAGCAGAAGTTATCCTAGCCACAGTACCTATCATAAACATTATCATAAGATTCGAAAAAGATTGACTGGGAAGTAA
- a CDS encoding IS1096 element passenger TnpR family protein, whose protein sequence is MVYKFRVILDAEEDIFRDIAILEEDTLEDLHNAIFNAFGFDGSEVASFYTCDDTWNQEDEIPLFDTGDVPGEMRTMNDYPLSSILDKENTKIIYVYDFISMWTFLVELAAIEDEAVGATYPETLFSHGEMPDEAHEKNFEADNMHDDIYGEFEDDLDEDDLDMFEGDDSFEDYGFEENWN, encoded by the coding sequence ATGGTTTATAAATTTAGAGTTATTCTAGACGCCGAAGAAGATATTTTTAGAGACATTGCAATTCTTGAGGAAGATACTCTTGAGGATTTACACAATGCAATCTTCAATGCTTTTGGCTTTGACGGATCAGAAGTGGCTTCATTTTATACTTGTGATGATACATGGAATCAAGAAGATGAAATTCCGCTTTTTGACACAGGAGATGTTCCTGGCGAAATGAGAACCATGAACGATTATCCGTTATCTAGTATTTTAGACAAAGAAAACACAAAGATTATCTACGTTTATGATTTTATCAGCATGTGGACTTTCTTAGTTGAATTAGCTGCAATCGAAGATGAAGCTGTTGGAGCAACGTATCCAGAAACTTTGTTTTCTCACGGTGAAATGCCAGACGAAGCTCACGAAAAAAACTTTGAAGCCGATAACATGCACGACGATATCTATGGCGAATTTGAAGACGATTTAGACGAAGACGATCTTGACATGTTCGAAGGTGATGACAGCTTCGAAGATTATGGATTTGAGGAGAATTGGAACTAA
- a CDS encoding four helix bundle protein: protein MSHFRKILVWQKSISLVTKVYKTTRTFPKEETFGLTSQIRRSSVSIPSNIAEGSGRESNKDFLRFLYISLGSLFEMQTQLEIAKNIIYINEEEFNLLYEDSREIERMLASLIKKIKDTI, encoded by the coding sequence ATGAGTCATTTTAGAAAGATTTTGGTCTGGCAGAAATCAATTTCCTTAGTTACAAAAGTTTATAAAACAACAAGAACTTTCCCAAAAGAAGAAACTTTTGGATTAACTTCGCAAATACGTCGAAGTTCAGTATCAATTCCAAGTAACATTGCAGAAGGATCTGGAAGAGAAAGTAATAAAGATTTTTTACGATTTTTATATATTTCTCTCGGCTCTTTATTTGAAATGCAGACCCAACTTGAAATTGCAAAAAATATAATTTATATAAACGAAGAAGAATTTAACCTTTTATATGAGGACAGTAGAGAGATCGAAAGAATGCTAGCGTCGTTAATCAAAAAAATAAAAGACACTATCTAA
- a CDS encoding nucleoid-associated protein, whose protein sequence is MINLFNTHIDTLSIHRVGNKSRNEAIFLSEQPFNLNDEIVPLIKEFFFKPFREKEENYYQFAHEVDLDYNDMFKYATEIFANPSNVHEVSKNITKHLFEQSNHPHIKNGEVYVTYLTNLSIDNNVVDAIGIFKSELQADFLQFEENGSNLEMILQQGINLSKLDKGCLIFNYKKEEGYKILTVDSNRYDARYWLEHFLSVDAFEDENFITKKYLKFCQNFAKDVVLPAEDKKEEVMFMNRSVNYFAKNDQFEEQNFLNEVLDNPDLIPEFKNYKVDKGEKYSIEDVTSFPIANAAVSDARKSIKNVINLDTHIQIKMDFINPESAEKFVEKGWDEEKQMYYYLVYFNKEEKN, encoded by the coding sequence ATGATCAACCTTTTCAACACCCACATCGACACGCTGTCAATACACCGCGTAGGAAACAAGAGCCGTAACGAAGCGATTTTTTTATCAGAGCAACCGTTTAATCTTAATGATGAAATTGTTCCTTTGATTAAAGAATTCTTTTTTAAGCCTTTTAGAGAAAAAGAAGAAAACTATTATCAGTTTGCACACGAAGTGGACTTGGATTACAACGACATGTTTAAATATGCAACGGAGATTTTTGCTAATCCGTCAAATGTTCATGAGGTTTCTAAAAACATTACAAAACATTTATTTGAGCAGTCAAATCACCCGCATATTAAAAACGGAGAGGTTTACGTAACTTATTTGACCAACTTAAGCATTGATAATAATGTTGTTGATGCAATTGGAATTTTTAAAAGTGAATTACAAGCAGACTTTTTACAGTTTGAAGAAAACGGAAGCAATCTTGAAATGATTTTACAGCAAGGAATCAACTTGAGTAAGCTAGACAAAGGATGTTTGATTTTCAACTATAAAAAAGAAGAAGGATACAAAATCCTAACTGTAGACAGCAATCGTTATGACGCGCGTTACTGGTTAGAACACTTTTTATCTGTAGATGCTTTTGAAGATGAAAATTTCATAACTAAAAAATATTTAAAATTCTGTCAAAACTTCGCAAAAGATGTGGTTTTGCCAGCAGAAGACAAGAAAGAGGAGGTAATGTTTATGAACCGATCTGTGAATTATTTCGCTAAAAATGATCAGTTTGAAGAACAGAATTTCTTGAATGAAGTACTAGACAATCCTGATTTGATTCCTGAATTTAAAAACTATAAAGTTGATAAAGGAGAAAAATACAGCATCGAAGATGTTACCTCATTCCCTATTGCCAACGCAGCAGTTTCTGACGCTAGAAAATCGATTAAAAATGTAATTAATCTGGATACTCACATTCAAATCAAAATGGATTTTATTAATCCCGAAAGCGCAGAAAAATTTGTTGAAAAAGGCTGGGATGAAGAAAAACAAATGTATTACTACTTAGTTTACTTCAACAAGGAAGAGAAAAACTAA